In Chrysoperla carnea chromosome 2, inChrCarn1.1, whole genome shotgun sequence, the following proteins share a genomic window:
- the LOC123292380 gene encoding uncharacterized protein LOC123292380, with amino-acid sequence MLTCKCLNIVINNISSDIEKIDSINLSDTEKNELFFQQEIGKVNLGNITKEQPSLVSTKTVGDWIIHQCLNCRLFTHALQKDKGASNVLVNLKLLANDNQIQALRNSENYSIAFRIVINRNDIDLNNSVDSSPARVSSDNLAFCNLQQKLNEVLRLETQATEDRIRKYSEQQYLYLDNFKERAKQEHQILTRLILSPKNNENINRMDTNNKHSNDFVEMYNTSSPVSISNHKHVLKPKNNVVNSLSSKLKRDSSRISSSKLTNSLRAESFDSEGLFQLEGVIDETFSSNKTQSDIESDTDDSQGGFDDNGPPRQRTYSTNLAKSLPMNVPTFMSPYSRNAIDIDDDQQAIEDPLDIAASIKAIAKSVHGDAVFGDLPRPRFSSQI; translated from the exons ATGTTGACTTGCAAGTGTTTAAATAttgtcataaataatataagttcagatattgaaaaaattgattcaataaaTCTTTCTGATACGGAAAAgaatgaattattctttcaacag gaaattgGCAAGGTGAATTTAGGTAATATTACAAAAGAACAACCGAGTCTAGTATCAACAAAAACAGTCGGCGACTGGATAATTCATCAGTGTTTAAATTGCCGATTATTCACTCATGCTTTACAAAAGGATAAGGGTGCATCGAATGTTTTGGTCAATCTAAAACTCTTg GCAAACGATAATCAAATTCAAGCTTTAAGAAACagtgaaaattattcaattgcGTTTCGAATTGTTATCAATCGTAACGACATTGACTTAAATAATTcag ttgATTCTTCACCAGCGCGTGTTTCTAGTGATAATTTAGCGttttgtaatttacaacaaaaattaaatgaagtatTAAGATTAGAAACACAAGCAACAGAAGATCGGATTCGAAAATATTCAGAACAACAATATCTTTatcttgataattttaaagaacgTGCGAAACAAGAACATCAGATTCTTACCAG ATTAATATTAAGcccaaaaaataatgaaaatataaatcgaatggacacaaataataaacattcaaaCGATTTTGTCGAAATGTATAATACATCGTCTCCAGTGTCAATTTCAAATcataaacatgttttaaaaccaaaaaataatgttgtaaat agtttatcatcaaaattaaagCGGGATTCATCTCGAATATCATCTAGTAAATTAACAAATTCACTTCGTGCTGAATCATTTGATTCAGAAGGATTATTTCAATTAGAAGGTGTGATAGATGAAACCTTTTCATCAAATAAAACACAATCAGATATTGAAAGTGATACAGAtg ATTCACAAGGAGGCTTTGATGATAACGGTCCACCTAGACAAAGAACGTACTCAACAAATTTAGCAAAGTCGCTGCCAATGAATGTCCCAACATTTATGTCACCATATAGCCGAAATGCAATTGACATCGATGATGATCAG CAAGCAATCGAGGATCCGTTAGATATTGCAGCTAGCATTAAAGCAATTGCAAAAAGTGTCCACGGTGATGCTGTGTTTGGTGATCTTCCTCGACCAAGATTTAGCagccaaatttaa
- the LOC123291818 gene encoding eukaryotic translation initiation factor 3 subunit M isoform X1: protein MQGPPVFMDLALEDQVQELRVYLKELGAEITEEKSPKGIEDDLHKIIGVCDACFKEGSEQEVEKVLNDIVSIMVVIPLERAENIILAFCEKLTKAPGTRLGMVTLRALWLLYQSLDDKSPMRYHVYYHLVQVAKQTDQVRAVFKDVDNLKQQFATCPPSIEQMQKLYRLLHEVLLASGQSEQAAKVMYELLGTYTAENASHAREDAIRCIASALADPQTFLLDPLLSLKPVRFLEGELIHDLLSVFVSEKLPAYISFYEKHKVFVTSQGLNHEQNLKKMRLLTFMQLAETQSEMSFDLIQEELQITENEVEAFIIDVLKTKLVRARMDQAARKVFISSTMHRTFGRAQWQQLRDLLYLWKQNLSGIQTGMKKVSKAQLELIKH from the exons ATGCAAGGCCCTCCGGTGTTTATGGACTTGGCCCTCGAAGACcag GTTCAAGAATTGCGTGTATATTTGAAAGAATTGGGTGCTGAAATCACAGAAGAAAAATCACCGAAAGGTATTGAAGATGATCTCCATAAAATTATTGGAGTGTGTGATGCGTGTTTCAAAGAAGGTTCCGAACAAGAAgtcgaaaaagttttaaatgatattgtttCCATTATGGTTGTT attCCATTAGAACGCGCAGAAAATATAATTCTTGCATTTTGTGAGAAATTAACAAAAGCTCCAGGTACCAGATTGGGAATGGTTACCCTAAGAGC atTATGGCTGTTATACCAATCATTAGATGATAAATCGCCAATGCGGTATCATGTGTATTATCATTTGGTTCAAGTGGCGAAACAAACCGATCAAGTTCGAGCTGTATTCAAGGATgtagataatttaaaacaacaatttgCTACATGTCCTCCATCAATTgaacaaatgcaaaaattatatcgattatTGCATGAGGTGCTTTTAGCTAGCGGACAAAG TGAACAAGCTGCAAAAGTAATGTACGAATTATTAGGTACATACACTGCTGAGAATGCATCACATGCTCGTGAAGACGCTATTAGATGTATTGCATCTGCTCTAGCTGATCCTCAAACATTTTTGCTGGACCCTTTGCTCTCATTGAAACCTGTACGATTTTTAGAAGGTGAACTCATTCACGATTTGTTATCAGTATTCGTATCGGAAAAACTTCCAGCATACATTTCTTTCTATGAAAAACATAAGGTGTTTGTGACATCACAAGGTTTGAATCATGAACAAAACTTAAAGAAAATGCGCTTATTAACATTCATGCAATTGGCTGAAACACAATCTGAAATGAGTTTTGATTTGATACAAGAAGAATTACAAATTACTGAGAATGAAGTGGAAGCATTCATTATCgatgtattaaaaacaaaattagtgcGTGCACGTATGGATCAAGCAGCACGTAAAGTATTCATTTCAAGCACAATGCATCGTACATTTGGGCGTGCGCAATGGCAGCAATTACGtgatttgttatatttatggaaacaaaatttatctgGTATACAAACTGGTatgaaaaaagtatcaaaagcTCAACTGGAATTaatcaaacattaa
- the LOC123291818 gene encoding eukaryotic translation initiation factor 3 subunit M isoform X2, whose translation MQGPPVFMDLALEDQVQELRVYLKELGAEITEEKSPKGIEDDLHKIIGVCDACFKEGSEQEVEKVLNDIVSIMVVIPLERAENIILAFCEKLTKAPGTRLGMVTLRALWLLYQSLDDKSPMRYHVYYHLVQVAKQTDQVRAVFKDVDNLKQQFATCPPSIEQMQKLYRLLHEVSKDNKYEQAAKVMYELLGTYTAENASHAREDAIRCIASALADPQTFLLDPLLSLKPVRFLEGELIHDLLSVFVSEKLPAYISFYEKHKVFVTSQGLNHEQNLKKMRLLTFMQLAETQSEMSFDLIQEELQITENEVEAFIIDVLKTKLVRARMDQAARKVFISSTMHRTFGRAQWQQLRDLLYLWKQNLSGIQTGMKKVSKAQLELIKH comes from the exons ATGCAAGGCCCTCCGGTGTTTATGGACTTGGCCCTCGAAGACcag GTTCAAGAATTGCGTGTATATTTGAAAGAATTGGGTGCTGAAATCACAGAAGAAAAATCACCGAAAGGTATTGAAGATGATCTCCATAAAATTATTGGAGTGTGTGATGCGTGTTTCAAAGAAGGTTCCGAACAAGAAgtcgaaaaagttttaaatgatattgtttCCATTATGGTTGTT attCCATTAGAACGCGCAGAAAATATAATTCTTGCATTTTGTGAGAAATTAACAAAAGCTCCAGGTACCAGATTGGGAATGGTTACCCTAAGAGC atTATGGCTGTTATACCAATCATTAGATGATAAATCGCCAATGCGGTATCATGTGTATTATCATTTGGTTCAAGTGGCGAAACAAACCGATCAAGTTCGAGCTGTATTCAAGGATgtagataatttaaaacaacaatttgCTACATGTCCTCCATCAATTgaacaaatgcaaaaattatatcgattatTGCATGAGGT ATCAAAAGATAACAAATA TGAACAAGCTGCAAAAGTAATGTACGAATTATTAGGTACATACACTGCTGAGAATGCATCACATGCTCGTGAAGACGCTATTAGATGTATTGCATCTGCTCTAGCTGATCCTCAAACATTTTTGCTGGACCCTTTGCTCTCATTGAAACCTGTACGATTTTTAGAAGGTGAACTCATTCACGATTTGTTATCAGTATTCGTATCGGAAAAACTTCCAGCATACATTTCTTTCTATGAAAAACATAAGGTGTTTGTGACATCACAAGGTTTGAATCATGAACAAAACTTAAAGAAAATGCGCTTATTAACATTCATGCAATTGGCTGAAACACAATCTGAAATGAGTTTTGATTTGATACAAGAAGAATTACAAATTACTGAGAATGAAGTGGAAGCATTCATTATCgatgtattaaaaacaaaattagtgcGTGCACGTATGGATCAAGCAGCACGTAAAGTATTCATTTCAAGCACAATGCATCGTACATTTGGGCGTGCGCAATGGCAGCAATTACGtgatttgttatatttatggaaacaaaatttatctgGTATACAAACTGGTatgaaaaaagtatcaaaagcTCAACTGGAATTaatcaaacattaa